The DNA region TTACCGCCCCGCACATGCTCAGGATCGTGCTCTTACCTGCGCCGTTCGGGCCGATGAGGGCCCAATGCTCTCCGGCTCGAACTGTCAGATGAACGTCGGTTAGGATTTCGCGTGCATCACGGACGAAATCGACGGAATCTAGTCTCAGAATCTCTTTTTCACTCATGACCGCCCTCCAGCGCGGTTACGCGATTCCCTGCGTAGTCGTCTCCGTGGGGGCTGTTCTGCCTTTCCTTGAGAGTGAAGGAGAGGCTAAAGCCCGCCATGACCAACGCCGCCATCACGATGAAGACGATTTGTATGTTTGTGTGGTCAGCGATCATGCCCAGAATCGGGCTCAACAGGCCCCCGAGTGAGAGTGTGAGCCCCAGCGTGACGCCACTTGCGACACCGATCCGATTCGGCAAGTACGAGTGCGAAAGAGTGATCTGCGCAGCGAAGGGAAGGAATAGGCTCACCCCCAAGCACGCCGCCGCGACGATGACCACGACCGGCGAAGGGGCAAGCACAATCGCAAGTGTTGACAGAGCTGCCAACAGATACCCGGTGCGAACGATCCGCAGCCGTCCAAAACGATCCGCGAGCCAGCCACCGGTCAGGGTACCGATCGCACCGGCCGCGGGAAACAAGGACAATGCGATCGATGCGTAACCCGTGCTCACGTCGAAACGTTGAATTGAGTACAGCGAGATAAACGTGGATGTGCCGACGTATGCGACCGACCACGTTGCAAGTACAGCGGTGAGCAACATGAACGCCCGCCAGTCATCCGGAATGGTCACCTTTGGGCGGGCGGGAGCCGCTTCAGTTGTAGAAGCACGTGCAAACATGTGCCGCCAGGAAACGGCAACGTACACCAGCCCGAGCACGATAGCTGGAATGATGAGTAGCCCAGTGCCGGGCAAGCCAAACCAACCGACCACGAGGATAACGGCAGAGGGAGCAAGGGCAACTCCGACATTGCCGCCCACTGAGAATAGGCTCATAGACTTGCTCGTGCCACCGCCAGCATCGCGCGCCTCCATCGTTGCGGCCGGGTGATAGGCCGCAACTCCGATCCCTGAGATGGCGACAACGATCCAAACCGCGAGGTAAGAGTCGGACACCAAGCCGCTCAATGCGATACCCACGCCAGCGGCGAAGAGGCCGGCCAAGCTCATCCAACGCATTCCATATTTGTCGCTGAGGTGCCCGAAAATCGGTTGGGCGATGCTTGATAGTGCGGTCGCCGCGAGGGTGATTCCTGCGACAGCGGCGTAGGAATATTCCGCGTGCAGGACGAAGAATGGAAGCAGAGCCGCGACTGCGCCGGTGTAAAAGTCGTTGGCAGCGTGGGTAGCCGTCAGCGCCCAGAGGCCCATCCGGTTTCGAGTATGTGTCGGAGTTGAATTCATGTGTTCCTCTTGGAGAGTGCGCGTCTCCGGTGGGTGGTGGTCAGGAGATGCCGCACGGTGAAAGCAGGGCTGACTGGCACGGGAGGTCGCTCCGCTAGCAGGGGTGCCGGTCGGGCTAAGACCTGCTGCGGCAACGAAGAAGTCTTCCAATCATGAGATACACTGTACACAACATCTCAGACAAGTAGTGAAGTGAGGTATCATCGTGGCCCAAGTGAGACGCGCGCCGCTAGCCGAGCAAGTGTCCGAGCTACTCCTCGATCGCATCAGATCCGGAGAGTGGCCGCTGGGCGCAAAGCTGCCCGGAGAGAACACCCTCGGCCCTCAACTTGGAGTGGGCCGCTCGACTGTTCGCGAAGCAATCCGTCAGCTCGCAGGTCGCGGTGTGCTGGCGACCAGGCAGGGCGCTGGAGTGTTTGTCACTGCACTCGACGTCACCGAAGACTGGGACGCTGTGCTGCGTCGAGTTGATATCGTCGAAGTGATTGAGGGGCGTGTTGCTATTGAATCCGAAGCTGCAGCCCTTGCCGCAGAACGGCGAACTCCCCAAGACCTCCGAGCGATCCGCCGCATGCTTACGCAGCGTGAGAACCACGACACTCGGGAAGGCTATGTCGATGCTGATATGCGCTTCCACCGCGCGGTAGTCGCTTCTTCGCATAACTCACTTCTGCTGGAAATGTTCGACAACTTTGTGCCCAGACTCCGTGAAGCGATGATTGATATGCTCCGCATCAAACGGACATTCGACGACCATGCTGACCAGGGAGCTCACTCACAGCTGGTTGAAGCGATTGCTCAGCGCGACAATGCATCCGCGAGAGATCTGAGCCGCGCGCATCTGATGTCACTCAAAAATGGAATGGAAGCGGGCTAGAAAGTCTGCACAAGCTCACGATGCCGAAGATGCTTGTGGGTATTAGTGGATCGCGAGTACCCAACTGAGCTGTAGGCCGTACCTGCGCGCCACCGAATGAGGCGATGGAGACGCAACTGGCCAGCGCGAATCTGCCTTTGGGTCACGTATGGACAGCGCACCTTCTGAATGTGACGGTGTCGATCAGAGTAATGGCCGCCGGCGACGGATACCGGTACTTACTGAACTCCGTTGTGACTGGCGACCGTGATCGCTATGCTGCATCGTCCCTGACGATGTACTACCTCAAGTCCGGCATCCTGCGCTCCACGTCGCCCCGAAAAACACGAAGTTTTGGCCGTTCGGAGGGAAGAATGTGATGGGAGTCGTCGGCGATTGGTCCCAAGGGGCAGGCTGCCAGAGTGGCGACTGCCTCTAGCGACGCGCGGCGGATCCAGTATGTGTGGGGGCGGGGTGTGCGTCGTCTCTCGTGAAGGCAGACGCGGGAGCCGCCATTCCCCAGATGTACATCGCGTCCAGCACCGGTCGCAGCTGCCAGCCCAACTCGGTGAGCTCGTAGACCACCCGCGGTGGGATCTCAGCGTATGCGGTGCGTGTAACGATCCCTCGCGCTTCGAACAGGCGCAGCCGGTTGGTCAACGTATGCGCACTGATGCCGTCCAATGCCTCGCGCAGCTCGCCAAAGCGCTGCGGGCCGTGCATCAGCTCGCGCACGATCAGCGTCGCCCACGGCCCGTTAAACAACATCAGGAACCTGGCGACACCACACTCAGGAAGCTCCACCTCACTCATATTTCTCAGCATACGCGCCATTGGTGCAGTTGACGTAACCGATGCACCATGTGCACTAATAGAAGTATGACATACATCGTGCATGGCGCTACCGGCGCCCAAGGATCCCCCGTTCTCACTGCTCTCATCGCAGCCGGCAAGCAGACTATCGCCGCCGTCCGAACTCCCGCGGGCCTGCCCGATGGAGTAACCGCTGTCTCCGTCGATCTCGTCGACGCCGATGCGCTCACCGCCGTATATTCCGGCGCAGAAGGCGTGTTCGTACACCTGCCTATGGACGGCCCCGACCGGGCTCCCGCGTACGTCGAAGCGATCACCGCCGCGGTGGCTGCCACCCGTCCGGGCCGGGTCGTGATCTCCACGAGCGGACAGGTCGTCGACCAGCCCGGCACTTCGTTGCAGGCGCCGGAGAACAGCCCGATCGCGACCCTGATCCGTAACGTCACTGATACTGGGGTGTCCACTGCCGTGGTCGCGCCGCGGCTGTACCTGGAGAATCTGCTGCTTCCCGTGGTCGCGGGACCGGCCGGGGATGAAGGAGTGCTGCGCTATCCGCTGCCGGAAGCGTTCCCGGTGTCCTGGAGCTCGCATCTGGACGTCGCCGATGTCGTCGTCCGTCTCCTCACAGACACCTCGGAGACCGGCACTATCGCGATCGGACACCTGCCCGCACTCACCGGCCCCGACCTCGCGCGTGGGTTCTCCGAGCGGCTCGGCCGTGAGGTCCGGTACGAGGCGATCACGCCGGACGAGTTCGGGAAGCTGATCACGCCTCTGTTCGGCGCCGACGCGGCCGCGCCTGTCGTCGGGCTTTATCAGGCGCTGAACGCGCAGGATGGCAATACGATTGCCGAGGCCAACAGCACCCAGTCACTCCTCGGGCTGCAACCTCGCACGGTGGCCTCCTGGCTTGATGCGGTCGGCGTCTGAACTGGGGCGACCTGAGACCGGTCGTGGGTTCCGTCAGAAATCTCGGGAAACCACGACAGCTTGACCAAGAGAGATTCGTCTTCTTCCGACGGGGGCGGCGGGAGCGTTTCAGCGTCTCGTCAAGAGTGACGAGAACGGGAGCCTTCATAGAAAGGAAGCTCATCGAGATGCCACAGCACCAGGAGCCAGTGGTCACCGAAGTGCGCGGAGCCCGCGTGCACAATCTTCGCAACGTGAACGTTGATGTTCCATTGCGGCAACTCGTGGCGATCGCCGGGGTGTCGGGGTCGGGGAAGTCGTCACTGGCGATGGGAGTCCTGTACGCGGAAGGATCGCGGAGGTACGTCGAAGCACTCTCTACCTACACGCGACGTCGTATGTCTCATGCATCTCGCGCCAAGGTGGATTCCGTGCGCCACGTCCCTGCCGCGCTGGCGTTGCGTCAGCGCCCCGGAGTCCCCGGGGTTCGCTCGACGTTCGGAACCTCAACCGAGCTGCTGAATGTTCTACGAGTGATGTTCTCCCGGCTCGGTTCGCACCCGTGTCCGAACGGACACCGGCTGCAGCCGACGATCGATGTTGCGGCGAACAAGGACCTAGTCTGCCCGGTCTGCGGTGCGGAGTTCTATCCCCCGGGGGCGGAGTCGCTGGCGTTCAACTCCGATGGGGCCTGCCCCACCTGTACCGGTACCGGTCTCGTTCGGGACATCGACGATGCGACGCTGGTCCCGGATCCCTCCCGGTCGATTGTGGACGGTGCGGTCGCACCATGGGCTATGTTCGGGCTCTCGGTGATGCCTCAGGTCGCCGCGGCAATGGGGGTCCGTATCGACGTCCCCTACGCCGATCTGACCGAGGCGGAGCGGGAAGTTGTGCTCGATGGCGCGGCGGAGAAACGTGAGATCACGGTTCCTTCGAAGACCGGGAAGCTGTTCGATCTGAACTTCACGTACCGCAGCGCCCGCCAGGCAGTGCGTGAGGCGATGAATAACGCGACCAGCGAGAAGGGGCTGGCCCGTATCAACCGGTTCATCACCGCGCATACCTGCCCGACCTGCCACGGCACACGCCTGTCCGAAGCCGCCCGGGGCACCCAGGTCGACGGCAAGAACCTTGCTCAGGCCACCGCGCTGACACTAGCCGAGGCCATGGAGTGGGTGCCGAAGGTGACGGCAACGCTCCCCGCGGATATGCGGCCTATGGCGGAGATGATCGCGCAGCAGTTCGCCGAGATGGGTCGCCGTCTTGTGGAACTGGGGTTGGGGTACCTCACGCTCGACCGCGCCAGTTCCACACTGTCCACTGGCGAGCGGCAACGAGTGCAGCTGGCCCGGGCCGTGCGCAACGAGACGACCGGAGTGCTCTACGTGCTCGACGAACCCTCCATCGGGCTGCACCCTGCGAATATCGAAGGACTGATCGGAGTCATGAGAGACCTCCTCGCCGGAGGAAACTCGGTGGTCCTCGTCGACCACGACGTGCAGGTGCTGCGCGAGGCGGACTGGATGATCGAGATCGGTCCCGGATCCGGGACCGCCGGTGGCACCGTCCTTGCCCAGGGCACCATCGATGATGTCCAGCGGGATCCGGCCTCGCTCATCGGCAGCTTCCTTACCGGGGACGCGTCTGTTGTCATCCGCGACCGCGTCGCGGAGCCCGATCTGTTCGCCCACGGTACGGTACGGCTGGAAACAACGCCGATCCACACCGTCGGCGCGCTCGAAGTCACGATCCCCAAGGGCCGCCTGACAGCAGTCACCGGCATGTCCGGGTCCGGGAAGACCACACTCGTGCTCGACAGTCTCGTGCCTGCCCTGGCTGCTTCTTATGCTGAAGAGCGGTTCCCCGCGCACGTGAAGATCGTTGACGCATCGGGGGTGAGCCGGGCAGACGTGGTCGACGCGACGCCGATCGGCACGAACGTTCGCTCAACCGTTGCCACCTACAGCGGCGCCCTCGATGATCTGCGCCGTGCCTACGCCAGCCTCCCCTCCGCGAAGGAACAGGGCCTCACAGCCAGCGACTTCTCGTACAATACCGGTTCGCTGCGGTGCCCTCGTTGCGAAGGCACTGGGCAGGTCGTCCTCGACGTACAGTTCCTCCCCGACGTCGATATCCCCTGCCCCGACTGCGACGGCACCCGATACAGCCCAAGCGCCTCTCAGTTCCGCCTCACCACCCCCGACGGCTCCGTGTCGCTTCCCGATTTGCTCCGCACCACCGTGGCGGACGCTGTGCAGTTGCTTGAGAAACACCCCCGCGTGCGCAAGAAGCTGGCAACTCTTATTGATCTCGGCCTCGGCTACCTCACCCTCGGAGAAGACACGCCCACGCTGTCCGGCGGCGAAGCACAACGTTTGAAGCTCGCCGCCGAGCTCGGCCGCACCCACACCGGATCCTTGTTCGTCTTCGACGAGCCCTCCGTCGGCCTGCACCCGCTCGACACCCGCAATCTGCTGGGCGTACTGGACCGGCTGCTTGCCACCGGCGCAACCGTGATCGTCATCGAGCACGACCTCGACATGATCGCCAACGCCGACTACATCATTGACCTCGGGCCCGGCGGCGGCGCCGACGGCGGACGGATCATCGCCACCGGCAGCCCACAAGCTGTCGCTGCGAGCCTCACCAGCGTCACCGGACGCTTCCTCGCTCAGACCCTTCACCAACGCTCCTCAGCGGAAGGAACATGCCGCGGTGGATCTTCCGCCGCCTCAGTTGAAACATCACCGCCATCGGACTTGGCCCGGCGGTCGCCTACGCCAGCCACCGATACCTAACCACCGCATACCGCATCAACTCTGCCGCTTCACGGCCATACCGCCATGCCCCAAGCCCGGACTCGTTCGGGCGGGTCAATAGGACACGCATCCTTTCGGGGCGCTCTGAACCGCTCGCCGCAGGCCGATCAGATTCCTCGCCGGTAGAGCAAAGAGATGACAACGTAGCGTCGCCGGAACTTACCCAAGGCCGAATGACGACTGAGGTCGCATGCACCATCGTCGGTGCGTGTCTAGTGGCACTGATCACGAAGCCAAGTGGCCTGCGAGGGCGAGCGCGATGGGCATCGTCGCGAGCGCTACGAGAGTCTGGACTCCGGTCGTGCCCGCGATGAGCCGGGTATCACCACCCATGCGGGAGGCAAGGACGTAGGCGCTTGGGGCGGTGGGGACAGCGCAAATGAGGACAATGCTGGTCAGCGATGCTCCGGCCATCTCGAACTGCAGCGCGATGGCGATCGCTGCGGCGGGGAGGATGGCGAGCTTCAGGATGGTAACGATGCCGATATGGAGTAGATCGCTGCGACGGAAGGTGAAGTGCAGAGCTGCCCCGACTATGAGAGTGCCGCACGCGAGGGCGGGCGCGGCGAGCATGTCCAGCGTCGCAATCGCGACGCTTGGTAGCGCGACCGGCAGCACGTTCAGCAACAGTCCCATGGCGCAGGCCAGGATGAGCGGGTTGCCGATGAGTTCACGCCACAACGGCACACGCTTCACGGCGTGGTCGCGTGCGCCGTAGACGGCGAGCGTGCTCACGCAGATCAGGTTGACCAGAGGCACGATGACGGCGCTAGCCAGTGCGAAGGCCGCCACTCCCTCTTGCCCGTGGAGGGCGGACGCGAAGATCAATCCGATGTAGGTGTTGATGCGGATCGATCCCTGCACGAGCGAAGTCAACTGGGGACCATCTGCTTGGGTGAGGCGAGCGGCGACGAATGCGAGTGCAGCAACGACCAGAGTCGGGACCGCGAGGCTGAGCATGAGCGCGCCCGGTTGAATGACGGTGAGATCGGTCTGGCTGATGGAGCTGATGAACAGGGCGGGCGTGAAAACCCAGTAGCTCATCCAAGACAGTCCACCCCAGGATATCGCGTCCGTCAGGCACCGTCGCCGCAGAAGCGCACCGAGGGCGAGGAGAAACAGGATCGGGACGATTGCGGTGACGACTACATTCATTTCACCAACTGTGGTGCAATGAGTCAATGCAGTTCAACCATGACAATATGACCGGGGTGTGGCTCGCCGCGGATCTCGCCACGCTCGCCGGTCGAGTGTGGAACCAGGATGACGCCACCGAGATCCTGGCCGACCACCAGATCCGCCGCCGATCGCTCACTGCCACCGCCGCGGAGGATCTTCGTGAGTGGGCGCTGCAGTTGCGCACTCCGTTTGTCGTCGAGGACGAGTCGGAGCGGTGCGACGCGATCAATACGCTGCTGGATGCGGGTACGGCGCGGGCATACCTCACCATGCACGATGGCCTGCGTCCACACTTGCATTTCGCCGCCGACGAGGACGATATCGTCGCGCGGGTGAAGGCGGTCACCGCAGGCGGACTGGCGATCTTCACCGTTGAGTCCGACGGAGGCCGCTTGGGAGGCTGCCGGCGCGAAGGCTGTCCTGTCGTGTTCGTCGACACCAGCCGCAACGGCCGACGCGTCTACTGTTCCACCACGTGTGGGAACTACGACGCAGTGCGTCGCCACCGGGCGACCACGCACTGAACCCGAGAGCCACCAGACGCGCGCACCGCACCTGCGTAGGGAAATGAAAGGTGTCCGCGCGAGAACGGGCAAGCTCAATGACGACCGCCATCGTGCACGCTCAACGCAGGCACGGACTTGGGCAGCTCGCCCCCGAACGACTACGGCGAGGCGCCCAAGACACCGGCAACGAACTCAGCACGCACCTGCGCGCACCCGGACATGCGGCTCCTCAGATGTTCGCCCGTGAGAGAGACATACCCTGCCCCGCAGAGAGCAACAGGTGCACGACCTCATCCACGAAGGCCTCAGCCGCCGCGAGATCGTGGCACACCTGCACCTCTCGCCCTGCACCGTTGAAGGCCACATCACCCGCCTCTACTAAAAGATCGGAAATACCAGACGAGCCCCGCCCGCCCCCAACGCTAAACCCCCACCTATCCTTAGCTCAGTAGCAGCAACGACAAAGAACGCACGCAAGCTACGAAGTCGTAGAGAGGGAAAACACTGGCTCGACGTTCGCAACTCTCCACTGTGACTGTGTCCATCAGAGTGATGACGGCCGGTGAGAGCTACCGGTACCTACCGAACTCTGTGGTGAACGGCCACGGCGACCGTGATGCGACCGCGGCGTTGACGAGGTCTTGTCAGGAATCTGGAACACCTGTCTCCGGGTGTTAGCACGCGAGCAGGAACCGGCTATTCGCTCCGTTTGAACACGACCCCTGCGCCAGTCGCCACCTTAAGACGGACAGGAGATCGCCCATGTTAGCCACATCTTGTAGAGTTGATCTAGGAGGTTAGTTATGATTGGTGAAGTGACTCGCGAACGAGGCGAACTCGAGCAAGAGATCATGCGGTTACTGCGTGTTCAAGCCCAACCGATTGGGGCCCGGGAGCTTCAGGAGATGTTCTCTGTCCAGGTGCCGGCATATACGACCCTAATGACTGTGCTTACCCGACTTGAGAAGAAGGGTGAGGTCATTCGCTCGGGGAACTCTCCGCGGAAGGTGAAGTTTTACCCGGCTCGATCGGATGAGGAGCATGCGAGCCAGACCATGTTGTCTGCGCTAGGTGGCGCGGGAGATCGGCGCGCCGCACTTCTGGCATTTGCTGGCAATCTCGACGAAAATGATGTGGCCCTGTTAAGTTCCTCCTTCGCGACACCTCGCAAGAAGCGCTAGCCCTGCTCGTGCTGTGGATAGTATTGGCCTGCTTCGGTGGCGCATTGTTCATGTCGCTGCTGGCCCCGCTGGTGCTGACCATCGGACGTTGGCAGCTTCTGCATCCACGGACTGCTCTCACCGCTTGGTTCGGCGCGCTCTTTACCGGCATGGCGCTCATTCTGGCTAGTCTTGCGATCAGTGTGATCGGTGCAGTTTCTGCGCCGGATTATGTGGGTGGGACCGAGTCTCTTCTGCTCACTGTGGTCGCTTGGCTCGGACTCGGCGTGTTCGGAGCAGTTTCAGCCATGGTTTCCGTATCGTCCGAGCCGATTGTTGAGGCGCGAAGAGAAGCCTTGAAAGTGTTGGCTCCGGTAGCACGGTCTCGTGAAGCGCGACAGGGGTTCACCCTCGTGCGGGTCGACTCTGACGAGGCGGTTGCATTTGCTGTTCCAGGCAGGCGTCCCGAGATATTCGTCTCCTCAGCGGTGGAGGATTTGCTTTCTAAGGCGCAGCTG from Leucobacter sp. UCMA 4100 includes:
- a CDS encoding FadR/GntR family transcriptional regulator; protein product: MAQVRRAPLAEQVSELLLDRIRSGEWPLGAKLPGENTLGPQLGVGRSTVREAIRQLAGRGVLATRQGAGVFVTALDVTEDWDAVLRRVDIVEVIEGRVAIESEAAALAAERRTPQDLRAIRRMLTQRENHDTREGYVDADMRFHRAVVASSHNSLLLEMFDNFVPRLREAMIDMLRIKRTFDDHADQGAHSQLVEAIAQRDNASARDLSRAHLMSLKNGMEAG
- a CDS encoding SDR family oxidoreductase, with translation MTYIVHGATGAQGSPVLTALIAAGKQTIAAVRTPAGLPDGVTAVSVDLVDADALTAVYSGAEGVFVHLPMDGPDRAPAYVEAITAAVAATRPGRVVISTSGQVVDQPGTSLQAPENSPIATLIRNVTDTGVSTAVVAPRLYLENLLLPVVAGPAGDEGVLRYPLPEAFPVSWSSHLDVADVVVRLLTDTSETGTIAIGHLPALTGPDLARGFSERLGREVRYEAITPDEFGKLITPLFGADAAAPVVGLYQALNAQDGNTIAEANSTQSLLGLQPRTVASWLDAVGV
- a CDS encoding winged helix-turn-helix transcriptional regulator yields the protein MSEVELPECGVARFLMLFNGPWATLIVRELMHGPQRFGELREALDGISAHTLTNRLRLFEARGIVTRTAYAEIPPRVVYELTELGWQLRPVLDAMYIWGMAAPASAFTRDDAHPAPTHTGSAARR
- a CDS encoding CGNR zinc finger domain-containing protein — encoded protein: MQFNHDNMTGVWLAADLATLAGRVWNQDDATEILADHQIRRRSLTATAAEDLREWALQLRTPFVVEDESERCDAINTLLDAGTARAYLTMHDGLRPHLHFAADEDDIVARVKAVTAGGLAIFTVESDGGRLGGCRREGCPVVFVDTSRNGRRVYCSTTCGNYDAVRRHRATTH
- a CDS encoding LuxR C-terminal-related transcriptional regulator — its product is MPRREQQVHDLIHEGLSRREIVAHLHLSPCTVEGHITRLY
- a CDS encoding M56 family metallopeptidase; the protein is MLWIVLACFGGALFMSLLAPLVLTIGRWQLLHPRTALTAWFGALFTGMALILASLAISVIGAVSAPDYVGGTESLLLTVVAWLGLGVFGAVSAMVSVSSEPIVEARREALKVLAPVARSREARQGFTLVRVDSDEAVAFAVPGRRPEIFVSSAVEDLLSKAQLGAVLAHEYAHLRHRHGWALRIAAVNAFCLGRLRPGRALYRATTLLVELAADDAAARQAGAANLANALTLLAESDGDAGMRLRATRLTSKRWPSASRRRLPKALAATVLP
- a CDS encoding excinuclease ABC subunit UvrA, encoding MPQHQEPVVTEVRGARVHNLRNVNVDVPLRQLVAIAGVSGSGKSSLAMGVLYAEGSRRYVEALSTYTRRRMSHASRAKVDSVRHVPAALALRQRPGVPGVRSTFGTSTELLNVLRVMFSRLGSHPCPNGHRLQPTIDVAANKDLVCPVCGAEFYPPGAESLAFNSDGACPTCTGTGLVRDIDDATLVPDPSRSIVDGAVAPWAMFGLSVMPQVAAAMGVRIDVPYADLTEAEREVVLDGAAEKREITVPSKTGKLFDLNFTYRSARQAVREAMNNATSEKGLARINRFITAHTCPTCHGTRLSEAARGTQVDGKNLAQATALTLAEAMEWVPKVTATLPADMRPMAEMIAQQFAEMGRRLVELGLGYLTLDRASSTLSTGERQRVQLARAVRNETTGVLYVLDEPSIGLHPANIEGLIGVMRDLLAGGNSVVLVDHDVQVLREADWMIEIGPGSGTAGGTVLAQGTIDDVQRDPASLIGSFLTGDASVVIRDRVAEPDLFAHGTVRLETTPIHTVGALEVTIPKGRLTAVTGMSGSGKTTLVLDSLVPALAASYAEERFPAHVKIVDASGVSRADVVDATPIGTNVRSTVATYSGALDDLRRAYASLPSAKEQGLTASDFSYNTGSLRCPRCEGTGQVVLDVQFLPDVDIPCPDCDGTRYSPSASQFRLTTPDGSVSLPDLLRTTVADAVQLLEKHPRVRKKLATLIDLGLGYLTLGEDTPTLSGGEAQRLKLAAELGRTHTGSLFVFDEPSVGLHPLDTRNLLGVLDRLLATGATVIVIEHDLDMIANADYIIDLGPGGGADGGRIIATGSPQAVAASLTSVTGRFLAQTLHQRSSAEGTCRGGSSAASVETSPPSDLARRSPTPATDT
- a CDS encoding MFS transporter codes for the protein MNSTPTHTRNRMGLWALTATHAANDFYTGAVAALLPFFVLHAEYSYAAVAGITLAATALSSIAQPIFGHLSDKYGMRWMSLAGLFAAGVGIALSGLVSDSYLAVWIVVAISGIGVAAYHPAATMEARDAGGGTSKSMSLFSVGGNVGVALAPSAVILVVGWFGLPGTGLLIIPAIVLGLVYVAVSWRHMFARASTTEAAPARPKVTIPDDWRAFMLLTAVLATWSVAYVGTSTFISLYSIQRFDVSTGYASIALSLFPAAGAIGTLTGGWLADRFGRLRIVRTGYLLAALSTLAIVLAPSPVVVIVAAACLGVSLFLPFAAQITLSHSYLPNRIGVASGVTLGLTLSLGGLLSPILGMIADHTNIQIVFIVMAALVMAGFSLSFTLKERQNSPHGDDYAGNRVTALEGGHE
- a CDS encoding BlaI/MecI/CopY family transcriptional regulator — encoded protein: MIGEVTRERGELEQEIMRLLRVQAQPIGARELQEMFSVQVPAYTTLMTVLTRLEKKGEVIRSGNSPRKVKFYPARSDEEHASQTMLSALGGAGDRRAALLAFAGNLDENDVALLSSSFATPRKKR
- a CDS encoding AEC family transporter, which encodes MNVVVTAIVPILFLLALGALLRRRCLTDAISWGGLSWMSYWVFTPALFISSISQTDLTVIQPGALMLSLAVPTLVVAALAFVAARLTQADGPQLTSLVQGSIRINTYIGLIFASALHGQEGVAAFALASAVIVPLVNLICVSTLAVYGARDHAVKRVPLWRELIGNPLILACAMGLLLNVLPVALPSVAIATLDMLAAPALACGTLIVGAALHFTFRRSDLLHIGIVTILKLAILPAAAIAIALQFEMAGASLTSIVLICAVPTAPSAYVLASRMGGDTRLIAGTTGVQTLVALATMPIALALAGHLAS